A window from Drosophila nasuta strain 15112-1781.00 chromosome 3, ASM2355853v1, whole genome shotgun sequence encodes these proteins:
- the LOC132792049 gene encoding signal recognition particle 9 kDa protein has translation MVYVKNWEDFEIAAENMYMANPQNCRYTMKYVHSKGHILLKMTDNVKCVQYKAENMPDLKKIEKITSNLVGHMASKE, from the exons ATGGTTTATGTGAAGAACTGGGAAGATTTTGAAATCGCTGCCGAGAATATGTATATGGCGAATCCACAAAATTGCCGATATACAATGAAATACGTGCACTCCAAGGGTCACATACTGCTCAAAATGACGGACAATGTCAAG TGCGTACAATACAAGGCGGAGAACATGCCCGATCTAaagaaaattgagaaaatCACAAGCAATCTGGTCGGTCACATGGCGTCCAAGGAGTAA